One window from the genome of Maylandia zebra isolate NMK-2024a linkage group LG18, Mzebra_GT3a, whole genome shotgun sequence encodes:
- the gjc2 gene encoding gap junction gamma-2 protein has product MSWSFLTRLLEEIHNHSTFVGKVWLTVLIIFRIVLTAVGGESIYSDEQTKFTCNTKQPGCDNVCYDAFAPLSHVRFWVFQIIMISTPSVMYMGYAIHKIARSSEEERRKQQRLRKKPPPHLRWRESHHLQEVLEEEEDDDAEPMIYEDTLEVQEAKPEPVSSTSKDPPKYDGRRKIMQEGLMRIYVLQLISRAIFEIAFLAGQYLLYGFRVNPSYVCNRVPCPHRVDCFISRPTEKTIFLLIMYVVSCLCLVLNVCEMLHLGIGTFRDTLRMKRNRGQRMSYGYPFSRNIPASPPGYNLVMKTEKPSRIPNSLITHEQNMANVAQEQQCTSPDENIPSDLASLHRHLRVAQEQLDMAFQTYQTKNNQQTSRTSSPVSGGTMAEQNRVNTVQEKQGARPKSATEKAASIVKNGKTSVWI; this is encoded by the coding sequence ATGAGCTGGAGCTTTCTCACTCGCCTCCTGGAAGAGATCCACAACCACTCCACCTTCGTGGGGAAAGTGTGGCTGACTGTGCTCATCATCTTTCGCATTGTGCTCACAGCAGTCGGAGGTGAGTCCATCTACTCGGACGAGCAGACCAAGTTCACCTGCAACACCAAGCAACCAGGCTGTGACAACGTATGCTATGACGCATTCGCTCCCCTCTCGCATGTTCGCTTCTGGGTCTTCCAGATCATCATGATCTCCACTCCCTCTGTCATGTACATGGGTTATGCCATCCACAAGATTGCCCGAAGTTCAGAGGAGGAGCGCAGGAAGCAGCAAAGACTTCGCAAAAAGCCACCTCCTCACttgagatggagagagagccACCATCTGCAGGAAGTcttagaggaggaggaagatgacgATGCGGAGCCAATGATCTATGAGGATACACTGGAGGTGCAGGAGGCCAAACCTGAACCAGTAAGCAGTACTAGCAAAGACCCACCAAAATACGATGGCCGCAGAAAAATAATGCAAGAAGGCCTGATGAGAATCTATGTCCTCCAACTCATATCAAGAGCTATTTTTGAAATTGCTTTCCTTGCTGGACAGTACCTCCTTTATGGTTTTCGAGTTAATCCTTCGTATGTATGCAACAGGGTGCCCTGCCCACACAGAGTGGACTGTTTCATCTCCAGGCCCACAGAAAAAACAATCTTCCTCCTAATTATGTATGTGGTAAGCTGTCTTTGTCTCGTGCTAAATGTCTGTGAGATGCTTCACTTGGGGATTGGCACTTTTCGGGATACTCTTCGCATGAAGAGGAACCGTGGCCAGCGGATGTCATACGGCTACCCATTCTCCCGTAACATCCCAGCGTCCCCTCCAGGGTACAATCTTGTGATGAAGACAGAAAAGCCTAGCAGGATCCCCAACAGCCTCATCACACATGAGCAGAATATGGCCAATGTGGCCCAGGAGCAGCAGTGCACCAGCCCAGATGAGAATATCCCCTCTGATCTTGCAAGTCTGCACCGGCATCTACGGGTTGCACAAGAGCAGCTTGATATGGCTTTTCAAACCTACCAAACCAAAAACAACCAACAAACCTCCAGAACCAGTAGTCCTGTGTCGGGAGGCACTATGGCTGAGCAGAATCGAGTTAATACAGTCCAAGAGAAACAAGGAGCAAGACCCAAGTCAGCCACAGAGAAGGCTGCATCCATTGTAAAAAATGGGAAGACTTCTGTCTGGATCTAG
- the snap47 gene encoding synaptosomal-associated protein 47: protein MSRDVPIHSWPGSYYINSEKRWENGTLSLTRTTVCFVSNQSKESLASFRLSRIVEIKMESSSFIFSTLTVLEEGNVKHWFGSLKPNRVVVYNVLEHFWRERLLSPSSEAQRAEAQPSKGRELISLVAGAQKRLEDTGRVLGHQGEQFDNMMQGLEKIDSDLGVADKLLSELESPSWWPFGKLPWKTQQDAKADDAARAAATASSSAARGSSRNKLITSIPAVLSKGGESDLKPGCLSVLVSSLEVRNTNCQLLHRFERNEIDEIRVHSPYEITVRQRFIGKPDICYRLLSAKMPEALSVLEMQYKKKIEFTSEYTDFKTTPVSSPRDTEGKSWTEGLLQTCQETELPLEVPAGELSQLQVHVFQPSVSQAEAQELKQMLMQLKNLALEAETELERQDEALDVLTSSTDRATMHIEKHTCRMKRLL, encoded by the exons ATGAGCCGGGACGTTCCCATCCACAGCTGGCCAGGCTCCTATTACATCAACAGTGAGAAACGGTGGGAAAACGGAACCCTCTCTCTCACCAGAACCACGGTGTGCTTCGTCTCCAACCAGAGCAAGGAGAGTCTTGCAAGCTTCCGTCTCTCGAGGATCGTGGAGATCAAGATGGAGTCATCTAGTTTCATCTTCAGCACTCTCACAGTACTTGAAGAAGGCAACGTGAAACATTGGTTTGGTTCCCTTAAGCCCAACAGGGTGGTGGTTTATAATGTGTTAGAGCATTTCTGGAGAGAGCGGCTTCTCTCTCCCAGCTCAGAAGCCCAGCGGGCTGAGGCTCAGCCTTCGAAGGGAAGAGAGCTGATCAGCCTGGTGGCAGGGGCCCAGAAAAGATTGGAGGACACTGGCAGAGTCCTTGGCCATCAGGGAGAGCAGTTTGACAATATGATGCAGGGCCTGGAGAAGATTGACTCTGACTTGGGCGTGGCTGACAA ACTTCTGTCAGAACTGGAGTCTCCTTCCTGGTGGCCTTTTGGTAAACTCCCCTGGAAGACCCAGCAGGATGCAAAGGCCGATGATGCTGCGAGAGCTGCAGCTACTGCTTCTTCTTCAGCAGCCAGGGGCTCCAGCAGAAATAAGTTAATCACAAGCATCCCAGCAGTGCTGTCCAAAGGTGGAGAATCGGACTTGAAGCCAGGATGTTTGTCGGTGCTAGTGTCCTCGCTGGAGGTGCGAAACACAAACTGCCAGCTCCTTCACAGATTTGAGCGAAATGAAATTGATGAAATCAGGGTGCACAGCCCCTATGAGATTACCGTCAGGCAGCGTTTCATCGGGAAGCCAGACATATGTTACAGGCTCCTGTCCGCCAAGATGCCAGAGGCTTTGTCCGTGTTAGAGATGCAGTACAAAAAGAAGATAGAGTTCACAAGCGAATACACAGATTTTAAGACAACTCCAGTTTCATCGCCACGTGACACAGAAGGGAAAAGCTGGACTGAAG GTTTACTGCAGACGTGCCAAGAGACAGAGCTCCCACTGGAGGTCCCCGCTGGAGAGCTGTCCCAGTTGCAGGTGCATGTCTTCCAGCCATCTGTCAGTCAGGCTGAGGCCCAGGAACTCAAACAG ATGCTCATGCAGCTAAAGAACCTTGCCTTGGAGGCTGAAACTGAGCTGGAACGCCAGGATGAAGCCCTGGATGTCCTGACGAGCTCCACAGACCGGGCCACCATGCACATAGAGAAGCACACCTGTCGCATGAAAAGACTCCTGTAG
- the jmjd4 gene encoding 2-oxoglutarate and iron-dependent oxygenase JMJD4: MDREAYRNCSSLVKIPRQSYEQFWSSHFVDYIDKELSYSKFFKKYLLPNHPCMFSRRFTEEWKCRKQWVTEDGKPNFQKLLQEFDETPVPVANCNAKEYNANPKQVMPFKEFIHYWREYILNGHSSPKGCLYLKDWHMSRDFPEHNVYTTPVFFTSDWLNEYWDTLEVDDYRFVYMGPKGSWTPFHSDVFRSYSWSANICGRKKWLLYPPGQEEFLRDTHGNLPYDVTSAELRDRGLFPHAEEACQPLEIIQEAGEIIFVPSGWHHQVYNLEDTISINHNWLNGCNIDIMWQFLQTELSSVQKEINEWRNTMDSWHQHCQVIMKACSGINYGEFASFLKIIANNRMAFLNACSSGDSSDYSRHLSEILTTLGPYHAAFDLQRVAHIIECLLCNEDFKRLDHSTLTLQPETMLQQIRDTIQSTRGQHLLYQE, encoded by the exons ATGGACAGGGAGGCGTACCGTAACTGCAGCAGCCTGGTCAAAATACCAAGGCAGTCATATGAACAGTTTTGGTCTTCGCATTTTGTAGATTACATTGACAAGGAGCTTAGCTATTCCaagtttttcaagaaatatCTGCTCCCCAATCACCCTTGTATGTTTTCAAGGAGATTCACAGAGGAGTGGAAGTGTAGGAAACAGTGGGTGACTGAGGATGGGAAACCTAATTTCCAGAAATTGCTGCAAGAGTTTG ATGAGACTCCAGTCCCTGTTGCAAACTGCAATGCGAAGGAGTACAATGCCAACCCCAAACAAGTCATGCCTTTTAAAGAATTTATACACTACTGGAGGGAATACATCTTGAATGGACACTCATCACCCAAAGGATGCCTCTATCTTAAAGACTGGCACATGTCAAG GGACTTTCCAGAACATAATgtttacaccacaccagtgttCTTTACTTCTGACTGGCTCAATGAATACTGGGACACCCTCGAAGTGGATGACTACCGATTTGTCTACATGGGACCTAAAGGGTCATG GACACCATTCCACTCTGATGTGTTCCGTTCATACAGTTGGTCTGCAAACATCTGTGGCAGGAAGAAGTGGCTCTTGTATCCTCCAGGTCAGGAGGAGTTTTTACGAGACACTCACGGCAACCTCCCTTATGATGTTACGTCAGCTGAACTTCGAGACAGAGGCCTTTTTCCACACGCTGAAGAAGCCTGCCAACCTCTTGAAATCATTCAGGAGGCAGGAGAAATCATTTTTGTGCCTAGTGGTTGGCATCATCAAGTTTATAACCTG GAGGACACCATCTCTATTAATCATAACTGGCTAAATGGCTGCAACATTGACATCATGTGGCAGTTTCTTCAGACTGAACTGTCATCTGTTCAAAAAGAGATAAATGAGTGGAGAAACACGATGGACTCGTGGCATCAGCACTGCCAG GTAATTATGAAGGCTTGCTCCGGTATCAATTATGGAGAATTTGCCTCATTTTTGAAAATCATTGCCAACAACAGAATGGCTTTCCTTAACGCTTGTTCCTCTGGGGATTCCTCCGATTACTCACGTCATCTCTCAGAGATTCTCACCACGTTGGGACCTTACCACGCGGCCTTTGACCTACAAAGAGTAGCTCATATAATCGAATGCCTCCTGTGCAATGAAGACTTTAAGCGACTCGATCACTCAACATTGACTCTGCAGCCAGAAACAATGTTACAGCAAATTCGTGACACCATACAGTCCACAAGAGGGCAGCATCTCCTTTATCAGGAGTAA
- the LOC101474730 gene encoding 7-alpha-hydroxycholest-4-en-3-one 12-alpha-hydroxylase produces MNLCWLTESVMELLLPILLGFLACLVGGLYLLGVFRQRRPGEPPLDKGLIPWLGHVLEFRRNTLKFLERMKKKHGDIFTVQLGGFYITFVQDPFSFGGFIKESRDKLDARKVALHLAHRVFGYKAVEGWHGILRITSNKHLKGESLQELTQSFMSNLQNMMLHNIGSAAEDRTWKEDGLFRYSYNVVFRAGYLALFGNVPPKSEQSEEKAKEKDRAESEALFQEFRKYDQLFPRLAYGVLPPMEKLAAERLKAYFWDVLSILKMKTKDNISGWVWDIQQGKEEMGIDMSMINRYMFVLLWASQSNTGPSSFWLLLFLMKHPEAMKAVKEEVDKVLKESGQEVRPGGPMVNLTREMLLKTPILDSAVEENLRLTAAPLLTRAVIKDMTFKMADGQEYLLRKGDRIAIFPFSSVHHDPEIHPEPHSFKYDRFLNPDGTRKTDFYKAGKKVKYYTMPWGSGVSMCPGRFFATNELKQFVFLMLVYFELELINPDEKIPETDLSRYGFGTMQPVRDVQFRYRLRY; encoded by the coding sequence ATGAATCTGTGCTGGTTAACTGAATCAGtcatggagctgctgctgccgATACTTCTTGGCTTTCTTGCTTGTCTGGTCGGAGGGCTGTACCTTCTCGGAGTGTTCAGACAGCGGCGACCAGGAGAACCCCCCCTCGATAAAGGGCTCATTCCTTGGTTGGGTCATGTCTTAGAGTTTCGCAGGAACACCTTGAAGTTCCTAGAGAGAATGAAGAAGAAGCACGGTGATATATTTACAGTACAGCTGGGAGGGTTTTATATTACATTTGTCCAGGACCCTTTTTCATTTGGGGGATTCATTAAGGAGAGTCGGGACAAACTGGACGCTCGAAAGGTTGCTCTGCATCTGGCGCACAGAGTGTTTGGATATAAAGCTGTTGAAGGGTGGCACGGTATTCTCCGCATTACCAGCAACAAGCACCTGAAGGGGGAAAGTCTGCAAGAACTGACCCAGTCTTTTATGAGTAATTTGCAGAACATGATGTTGCACAACATTGGATCAGCTGCAGAGGACAGGACCTGGAAAGAAGATGGACTGTTCAGGTACAGCTACAATGTTGTTTTCAGAGCTGGATATTTGGCCTTGTTTGGCAATGTGCCACCCAAGTCAGAACAAAGTGAGGAGAAAGccaaagagaaagacagagctGAATCAGAAGCTTTGTTTCAGGAGTTTCGTAAATATGACCAGCTCTTCCCCAGACTGGCGTATGGGGTCCTCCCACCGATGGAAAAGTTGGCTGCAGAGAGGTTGAAGGCATACTTCTGGGATGTTCTGTCAATactgaaaatgaaaaccaaGGACAATATCAGTGGCTGGGTGTGGGACATACAGCAGGGTAAAGAGGAGATGGGCATCGATATGTCAATGATAAACAGATACATGTTTGTGCTTCTTTGGGCCTCTCAGAGCAACACAGGGCCTTCTTCATTCTGGCTGCTGCTCTTCCTCATGAAACACCCAGAAGCCATGAAAGCAGTGAAGGAAGAAGTGGATAAAGTTCTGAAAGAATCTGGACAGGAGGTCCGGCCTGGTGGTCCTATGGTCAACCTGACCCGTGAAATGCTGTTGAAAACACCGATCCTGGACAGTGCTGTCGAAGAGAACCTCCGACTCACTGCTGCACCCCTCCTCACCAGGGCAGTGATAAAGGACATGACCTTCAAGATGGCTGATGGGCAAGAATATTTACTTCGCAAGGGTGACAGAATTGCAATCTTTCCTTTCAGTTCTGTCCACCATGACCCAGAGATCCATCCTGAGCCGCATTCATTCAAATATGACCGCTTCCTGAATCCAGACGGGACCAGGAAAACTGATTTTTACAAAGCAGGAAAGAAGGTAAAATATTACACCATGCCCTGGGGATCTGGGGTCTCCATGTGCCCTGGCCGTTTCTTTGCCACCAATGAGCTGAAACAGTTTGTTTTCCTCATGTTGGTCTATTTTGAACTTGAGCTGATAAATCCTGATGAGAAGATTCCTGAAACTGACCTCAGTCGATACGGATTTGGAACGATGCAACCTGTCAGAGATGTCCAGTTCAGATACAGACTCAGATATTAA
- the iba57 gene encoding iron-sulfur cluster assembly factor IBA57, mitochondrial: MGVLCFARGVLASASGLGVYARKKPGGLCVTLLSSVLAPAGIRVRRYSQDTGNPKHSQGQFVCYYLPHRSLLKIQGQDTSAFLQGIITNDMAVLDEPEHRALYAHMLNVQGRTLYDIILYRLKETEGGYGVFLECDNTIKDSILKHLKVYNLRRKVNISPCSELSVWAVLSQQNKPGQEFSKPELSSPDEALAWEADPRTQQMGWRFVLQSDVDPLKVIASCQKGDTEDYHRHRYAIGLPEGVKDLPPGVALPLESNLVYMQGISFSKGCYIGQELTARTHHTGVIRKRLMPVRLSSPVEHLEEGTALLTQSGKPAGKHRAGTGELGLSLIRMAHAKEVLTLRSSDDTTVTLEASVPDWWPEDAKCN; the protein is encoded by the exons ATGGGGGTTTTGTGCTTTGCTCGGGGAGTGCTGGCGTCCGCCTCCGGGCTCGGTGTTTACGCCAGGAAAAAACCCGGAGGTTTGTGTGTAACCCTTCTCTCAAGTGTGTTAGCTCCAGCTGGGATCCGTGTCAGGAGGTACAGCCAGGACACCGGTAATCCTAAACACTCCCAGGGGCAATTTGTGTGCTATTACCTTCCGCACAGGAGCCTGCTGAAAATTCAGGGACAAGACACGAGCGCGTTTCTCCAAGGTATTATAACCAATGACATGGCGGTGCTGGATGAGCCTGAACACAGAGCTTTATACGCACACATGCTAAACGTGCAAGGAAGGACACTATATGACATCATATTGTACAG attaaaagaaacagaaggaGGATACGGTGTTTTCCTGGAGTGTGACAACACAATTAAGGACTCCATCTTGAAACACTTGAAAGTATACAACCTCCGCAGAAAAGTCAACATTAGCCCTTGTTCAGAGCTCTCTGTGTGGGCTGTGCTGTCCCAGCAAAACAAGCCAGGTCAAGAGTTCAGTAAGCCTGAGCTTTCTTCCCCTGATGAAGCTCTGGCATGGGAGGCTGATCCAAGAACTCAGCAAATGGGCTGGAGATTTGTGCTACAGAGTGATGTTGATCCTCTCAAAGTCATTGCGTCCTGTCAGAAAGGAGACACTGAAGACTATCACAGACATCGCTATGCCATAG GTCTACCTGAGGGAGTCAAAGACCTTCCTCCTGGGGTTGCATTACCACTAGAGTCCAATCTTGTCTACATGCAGGGTATCAGCTTTAGCAAGGGCTGTTACATTGGCCAGGAACTCACAGCCAGGACTCATCACACTGGTGTGATTCGAAAACGCCTGATGCCAGTACGCTTGTCATCTCCAGTGGAACACCTCGAGGAAGGAACGGCACTGTTAACCCAGTCAGGCAAGCCAGCTGGGAAGCACAGAGCAGGGACAGGAGAACTGGGCCTAAGTCTGATCCGCATGGCGCACGCCAAAGAGGTGTTGACACTCAGATCTTCTGACGACACTACAGTGACACTCGAAGCCTCCGTGCCAGACTGGTGGCCTGAAGATGCGAAATGTAACTGA